The segment GAGCTATTTTTTATGAAAGTCATATTATTGGATATCAAGGGTGCATCGGTCAGAAAATGCATCAATAAGGATCTATCCGGCGGGATGGGTACTGGAACATGGGTTGGTGACTCTCTCGGAGCGCGGATTTTCGAGCGGGTAAAAAAAAGCAATGTGGTTTTGCCGGAAATCACAGCCGCTTATTTGTCGGCTATTTTTAAAAAATTCGGCTGGGAGGTGAAAGTAACCGATGAAGTGGAAAAATTAAATGAAAAAGCCGATTTGGTATTAGCG is part of the Patescibacteria group bacterium genome and harbors:
- a CDS encoding radical SAM protein, whose translation is MKVILLDIKGASVRKCINKDLSGGMGTGTWVGDSLGARIFERVKKSNVVLPEITAAYLSAIFKKFGWEVKVTDEVEKLNEKADLVLAPSSIVDCHHELAVIGDLRKKGYYVGVYGTFATAVPEFFLNKADFIIKGEPEAGVLRIVSENSLPKGVLEISQIQDLDSLPFPDWGLF